A window from Halomicrobium urmianum encodes these proteins:
- a CDS encoding rhomboid family intramembrane serine protease codes for MVVEWVPSWVPLRALTVVAAVGLSAAAALRLGRLGRNATDRLRTRFLFGVPWGTVVTMALVVAVYLFAQGGLARPRNPVVVAFRSWSYFYPLGMLAAAFTHGSLPHLTGNVVGTVVFGTVVESAVGHYPRERGVSTFSSWRRNPYARALALPVACVAVGILSSLFALGPVIGFSGVVFALAGFALVVRPVTAALAILANRVVGLVVTALRNPEVTAVARPRVITPWWADVAIQGHAVGVLTGVLLAVAFVHYREEWPDPARLWFGLLAFATLQGLWAIYLPQSSSRYVMFRWAGTALVFVLAAVAALAAARERFPGDGEHSSLDAAATRLARLGALAVITALVLGLSAAAVPYNVADVGTESAPGQSVEVRDYSVGYAEDVPHEYVNAVSIPYFDDPASVNASGVIVTSDERNIWYPLVLKQELANRGRARVLLGGVGWRRPVFADRTGWRPAGNGTVYRIHLRPAGGERTLAYESPPRRADPVIDGRNVTVRPTDGGFALTVTRAGQRLGSLPVPEDGARVTEAGLTFARNGTDVTASRGGTRVTVATRETYN; via the coding sequence ATGGTCGTCGAGTGGGTGCCGTCGTGGGTTCCGCTGCGCGCGTTGACCGTGGTCGCCGCCGTGGGGCTCTCCGCCGCCGCGGCCCTCCGGCTTGGCCGACTGGGCCGAAACGCAACCGATCGGCTCCGCACCCGCTTCCTCTTCGGCGTCCCCTGGGGGACGGTCGTCACGATGGCGCTGGTCGTCGCCGTGTACCTCTTCGCCCAGGGCGGGCTCGCCCGCCCGCGGAACCCGGTGGTCGTCGCCTTCCGGTCGTGGTCGTACTTCTACCCGCTCGGGATGCTCGCGGCGGCGTTCACTCACGGGAGCCTGCCGCACCTGACGGGCAACGTCGTCGGCACGGTGGTCTTCGGGACCGTCGTGGAGTCCGCCGTGGGACACTACCCGCGCGAGCGGGGCGTGTCGACGTTCTCCTCCTGGCGGCGCAACCCCTACGCCCGGGCGCTCGCCCTCCCCGTCGCCTGCGTCGCGGTCGGAATCCTCTCCTCGCTGTTCGCGCTGGGCCCCGTGATCGGCTTCTCCGGCGTCGTGTTCGCGCTGGCGGGCTTCGCGCTCGTCGTCCGGCCGGTCACGGCCGCGCTGGCCATCCTGGCCAACCGCGTCGTCGGCCTCGTCGTCACGGCGCTGCGGAACCCCGAAGTGACCGCGGTCGCCCGCCCGCGCGTGATCACCCCCTGGTGGGCCGACGTCGCCATCCAGGGCCACGCCGTCGGCGTCCTGACCGGCGTCCTGCTGGCCGTCGCGTTCGTCCACTACCGGGAGGAGTGGCCCGACCCCGCTCGCCTCTGGTTCGGCCTGCTCGCGTTCGCGACGCTGCAGGGGCTGTGGGCGATCTACCTCCCGCAGAGCAGCAGCCGCTACGTCATGTTCCGGTGGGCGGGCACGGCGCTCGTGTTCGTCCTCGCGGCCGTCGCTGCACTGGCCGCGGCGCGGGAGCGGTTCCCCGGCGACGGCGAGCACTCGTCGCTCGATGCAGCCGCAACCAGGCTGGCGCGCCTCGGCGCGCTGGCCGTCATCACCGCACTGGTCCTCGGGCTCTCCGCGGCGGCCGTCCCGTACAACGTGGCCGACGTCGGGACCGAATCCGCGCCCGGCCAGTCCGTCGAGGTCAGAGACTACTCCGTCGGCTACGCGGAGGACGTCCCCCACGAGTACGTCAACGCCGTCTCGATCCCCTACTTCGACGACCCCGCGTCCGTCAACGCCAGCGGGGTGATCGTCACCAGCGACGAGCGGAACATCTGGTACCCGCTGGTCCTGAAACAGGAGCTCGCAAATCGCGGCCGGGCGCGGGTCCTGCTCGGCGGCGTCGGCTGGCGCCGGCCCGTCTTCGCCGACCGGACCGGCTGGCGCCCCGCCGGCAACGGCACCGTCTACAGGATCCATCTGCGGCCGGCCGGCGGCGAGCGGACGCTCGCCTACGAGTCCCCGCCTCGGCGGGCGGATCCGGTGATCGACGGGCGCAACGTGACCGTCCGGCCGACCGACGGCGGGTTCGCACTCACCGTCACCCGCGCTGGCCAGCGCCTGGGGAGCCTCCCCGTCCCCGAGGACGGCGCGCGCGTCACCGAGGCCGGCCTCACGTTCGCGCGCAACGGGACCGACGTGACCGCCAGCCGCGGCGGGACGCGGGTCACCGTCGCGACGCGGGAGACGTACAACTAG
- a CDS encoding METTL5 family protein: MATKRALAQQLGVVAGFDDPKAPLEQYRTPPELAAHLIHLADLRGDLEGRTVVDLGCGTGMLALGAALRGPERVVGLDLDPDPLRTARDNERKVASSTSVSWVRGDAEQAPLSTDPAETTVVMNPPFGAQSGNEHADRAFLATTADLAGVSYSIHNAGSREFVESFAGDEGGEVTDSYAAEFELPRQFDHHSDESRTISAEVFRIEWGR; the protein is encoded by the coding sequence ATGGCAACGAAGCGCGCCCTCGCCCAGCAGCTCGGCGTCGTCGCGGGGTTCGACGACCCGAAGGCGCCGCTGGAACAGTACCGGACGCCGCCGGAGCTGGCGGCCCACCTGATCCACCTGGCGGACCTGCGCGGCGACCTGGAGGGCCGGACGGTGGTCGACCTGGGCTGCGGGACGGGCATGCTCGCGCTGGGGGCGGCGCTGCGCGGGCCCGAGCGCGTGGTCGGCCTCGACCTCGACCCGGACCCGCTGCGGACGGCGCGGGACAACGAGCGCAAGGTCGCCTCGTCGACGTCCGTCTCCTGGGTCCGGGGCGACGCCGAGCAGGCGCCGCTCTCGACGGATCCCGCCGAGACGACCGTCGTCATGAACCCGCCGTTCGGCGCGCAGTCCGGCAACGAGCACGCCGACCGGGCGTTCCTGGCGACGACGGCCGACCTCGCGGGCGTCTCCTACTCGATCCACAACGCCGGCAGCCGCGAGTTCGTGGAGTCGTTCGCCGGCGACGAGGGCGGGGAGGTCACCGACTCCTACGCGGCGGAGTTCGAGCTGCCGCGCCAGTTCGACCACCACAGCGACGAGTCCCGGACCATCTCGGCCGAGGTGTTCCGGATCGAGTGGGGCCGCTGA
- a CDS encoding protein-L-isoaspartate(D-aspartate) O-methyltransferase, with product MDDAEAERACEDLVAHLRTAGEITSDRVAEAVGAVPRHEFVDDSDRERAYEDRPFDVGHDQVVTAPRLVARTSELLEVAPGDDVLEVGTGSGYHAAVLAELAGPEDVVTVERRPDLAERARRVLDRTGYGGVSVIVGDGSRGLPGVAPFDRISVAAAAPDVPSPLRDQLRDPGRLVLPLGPREGPHELALFEKRNGAFDRSRHGKAQYVPLIGAHGFDE from the coding sequence ATGGACGACGCGGAGGCCGAACGAGCGTGCGAGGACCTCGTCGCCCACCTCCGGACGGCCGGCGAGATAACGTCCGACCGGGTCGCAGAGGCCGTCGGAGCCGTGCCGCGCCACGAGTTCGTCGACGACTCGGACCGCGAGCGAGCCTACGAGGACCGGCCGTTCGACGTCGGGCACGACCAGGTCGTCACGGCACCCCGCCTCGTCGCGCGGACCTCGGAGTTACTCGAAGTAGCGCCCGGTGACGACGTCCTCGAAGTCGGCACGGGCAGCGGGTACCACGCGGCCGTCCTCGCCGAACTCGCCGGCCCCGAAGACGTCGTCACGGTCGAGCGACGCCCGGACCTCGCCGAGCGCGCCCGCCGGGTGCTGGACCGGACGGGCTACGGCGGCGTCTCTGTGATCGTCGGCGACGGGTCGCGCGGTCTCCCCGGGGTCGCCCCGTTCGACCGGATCAGCGTGGCCGCGGCCGCGCCGGACGTTCCGTCACCGCTGCGCGACCAGCTCCGCGACCCGGGCCGGCTGGTGCTCCCGCTCGGACCGCGCGAGGGGCCGCACGAACTCGCGCTGTTCGAGAAGCGGAACGGCGCGTTCGACCGGAGCCGGCACGGGAAGGCGCAGTACGTGCCGCTGATCGGCGCGCACGGGTTCGACGAGTAG
- a CDS encoding hybrid sensor histidine kinase/response regulator: MTDDVPVLLVEDNQGDATLIRRVLDQSSVRAFVGDISLVHVETMSACLDKLADGAYDVLLLDLGLEATTGLATVERVFEHHPNQAVIVLTGLDNDEMAIDAIRAGAQDYLPKDDIDADRLMRALRYAVERSKQERELQRRTEQMEFFNSILRHDLLNGMNVVQSRASMLSSDLSGEREQYAETILRWSNNIVDLTRKVRSTLDTLTTERPTELEPVALAPVVGSQADRVRSMDDDDVTIDVDCPDGASVMANDLFGDVLGNLLTNSVEHGGDAIAVTVAERAGADAVRITVDDDGPGIPEDRRSEVFERGNKGASSSGTGFGLFFVRAMVSSYGGEVWAENGPDGGARFVIELPQGPDSASTE; this comes from the coding sequence GTGACAGACGATGTCCCCGTGCTGCTGGTCGAGGACAACCAGGGCGACGCGACGCTGATCCGGCGCGTGCTGGACCAGTCGTCGGTCAGGGCGTTCGTCGGCGACATCTCGCTGGTCCACGTCGAGACGATGTCGGCCTGCCTCGACAAGCTCGCCGACGGGGCCTACGACGTCCTCCTGCTCGACCTCGGTCTGGAGGCGACGACCGGGCTAGCGACGGTCGAACGCGTCTTTGAGCACCACCCGAACCAGGCGGTCATCGTCCTCACCGGACTCGACAACGACGAGATGGCGATCGACGCGATCCGGGCCGGCGCGCAGGATTACCTCCCGAAGGACGACATCGACGCCGACCGGCTGATGCGCGCGCTCAGGTACGCGGTCGAGCGGAGCAAACAGGAGCGGGAGCTCCAGCGGCGCACCGAGCAGATGGAGTTTTTCAACAGCATCCTCCGCCACGACCTTCTCAACGGCATGAACGTCGTCCAGAGCCGCGCGTCGATGCTCTCGTCGGACCTCTCCGGCGAGCGCGAGCAGTACGCGGAGACGATCCTCCGGTGGAGCAACAACATCGTGGACCTGACGCGGAAGGTCCGGTCGACCCTCGACACGCTGACGACGGAGCGGCCGACGGAGCTCGAACCGGTTGCCCTCGCGCCGGTGGTCGGCTCACAGGCCGACCGCGTGCGATCGATGGACGACGACGACGTGACGATCGACGTCGACTGCCCCGACGGCGCGAGCGTGATGGCGAACGACCTGTTCGGTGACGTGCTCGGCAACCTGTTGACCAACAGCGTCGAGCACGGCGGCGACGCCATCGCGGTCACCGTCGCCGAGCGCGCCGGAGCGGACGCGGTCAGGATAACCGTCGACGACGACGGACCGGGGATCCCCGAAGACCGTCGCAGCGAGGTGTTCGAGCGCGGCAACAAGGGCGCGTCGTCGTCGGGCACCGGGTTCGGCCTCTTCTTCGTCCGGGCGATGGTCTCGTCCTACGGCGGTGAGGTGTGGGCCGAGAACGGTCCGGACGGCGGTGCCAGGTTCGTAATCGAGCTCCCACAGGGCCCCGACAGCGCGTCGACCGAGTGA
- a CDS encoding response regulator encodes MSGEQGKPVEILLAEDNPGDVKLTRKALERGQIANNLHVVEDGVEALGYLRQEGEHADARRPDLILLDLDMPRKDGKEVLRELRDDDDLRRIPVVVMTSSAAEEDIAKSYDLNANAYLTKPVDFDGFLDVVGRIEEFWLTVVKIPPE; translated from the coding sequence ATGAGCGGAGAACAGGGCAAGCCCGTCGAGATACTGCTCGCCGAGGACAACCCGGGCGACGTCAAGCTGACGCGAAAGGCCCTCGAACGAGGCCAGATAGCCAACAACCTCCACGTCGTCGAAGACGGCGTCGAGGCGCTGGGCTACCTCCGACAGGAAGGCGAACACGCCGATGCGCGCCGTCCGGACCTCATACTGCTGGACCTCGACATGCCCCGCAAGGACGGGAAAGAGGTCCTGCGGGAGCTCCGTGACGACGACGACCTGCGTCGCATTCCCGTGGTCGTTATGACGAGCTCGGCGGCAGAGGAGGACATCGCGAAGTCCTACGACCTGAACGCGAACGCCTACCTGACCAAGCCCGTCGATTTCGACGGGTTCCTCGACGTCGTCGGCCGGATCGAGGAGTTCTGGCTGACGGTCGTGAAGATCCCGCCGGAGTGA
- a CDS encoding sensor histidine kinase has translation MFTGDWEDTVVVNSAYEEVWDRSVADLIEDPGDFLEGVHPADIDAITDEMERVSSGEPADLEYRVTMDGETRWLSVHAEPVVGDSGDIEYVAGFTRNVDDLKQRELSMGSLNEALTDLLHARDEESVAATVVDVAESVIDCPVTVVRGKEAETGSLVPLAATEAVLDRVGAEDLSELPVLTSGDRLYEIVEGGESRLVEDGDALAETTPVSIDVGSLLVVPLGNYGSLTVGTPPGERLSAYERDLLEVLSRTATAALNRVQRDEELGAYRTELEQSNEDLEQFAYVASHDLQEPLRMVSSYVSLLADEYDGALDAEADEYLEYAVDGADRMREMIDALLDYSRVHTHAEDPESIDASAVLDDALAELALLIDDHGATVDRGELPTVVADPDQLRQVFQNLVKNAVEHGVPEDDDTGGARIAVEATERDDCWEFSVADDGPGVPLDRQDDVFDIFRTGGSGGGTGIGLAVCKRIVERHGGDIWIDSQPGDGTAFRFTLPPEPGGVGERQR, from the coding sequence ATGTTCACCGGCGACTGGGAGGACACCGTCGTCGTCAATTCGGCGTACGAGGAGGTCTGGGACCGCTCGGTGGCCGATCTGATCGAGGATCCTGGGGACTTCCTGGAAGGCGTCCACCCCGCGGACATCGATGCGATCACCGACGAGATGGAGCGCGTCTCGAGCGGAGAACCGGCCGACCTCGAGTACCGCGTGACGATGGACGGCGAGACCCGCTGGCTCAGCGTCCACGCCGAGCCGGTGGTCGGCGACTCGGGCGACATCGAGTACGTCGCCGGCTTCACCCGGAACGTAGACGACCTGAAACAGCGGGAGCTGAGTATGGGATCGCTGAACGAGGCGCTGACGGACCTCCTCCACGCACGCGACGAGGAAAGCGTCGCCGCGACCGTCGTGGACGTCGCGGAGTCGGTGATCGACTGTCCGGTGACCGTCGTCCGCGGGAAGGAGGCCGAGACGGGATCGCTCGTTCCCCTCGCGGCGACTGAGGCCGTCCTCGACAGAGTCGGTGCCGAGGACCTGTCTGAACTCCCCGTCCTAACGTCGGGGGACAGACTGTACGAGATCGTCGAGGGCGGCGAGTCGAGGCTCGTCGAGGACGGGGACGCGCTCGCGGAGACGACGCCGGTGAGCATCGACGTCGGCTCCCTCCTGGTGGTTCCCCTGGGTAATTACGGCTCCCTGACAGTGGGAACGCCGCCGGGGGAGCGGCTGAGCGCGTACGAGCGAGACCTCCTCGAGGTCCTGAGTCGGACGGCGACCGCGGCGCTGAACCGGGTGCAACGCGACGAGGAACTGGGGGCTTATCGGACGGAACTGGAACAGTCCAACGAGGACCTGGAGCAGTTTGCGTACGTCGCCTCCCACGACCTGCAGGAGCCGCTGCGGATGGTGTCGAGTTACGTGAGTCTCCTGGCGGACGAGTACGACGGCGCACTCGACGCGGAGGCGGACGAGTATCTGGAGTACGCCGTCGACGGCGCGGACCGCATGCGCGAGATGATCGACGCCCTCCTCGATTACTCCCGCGTCCACACGCACGCCGAGGACCCCGAATCGATCGACGCGTCGGCCGTACTGGACGACGCGCTGGCCGAGCTCGCGCTGCTGATCGACGACCACGGCGCGACCGTCGACCGCGGCGAGCTACCGACCGTCGTCGCCGATCCGGACCAGTTGCGGCAGGTGTTCCAGAACCTCGTCAAGAACGCGGTGGAGCACGGCGTACCGGAAGACGACGACACCGGGGGCGCGCGGATCGCGGTCGAAGCGACCGAGCGGGACGACTGCTGGGAGTTCTCGGTGGCGGACGACGGACCCGGGGTCCCGCTCGATCGGCAGGACGACGTCTTCGACATCTTCCGGACTGGCGGGTCCGGCGGCGGGACCGGGATCGGGCTCGCGGTGTGCAAGCGGATCGTCGAGCGCCATGGCGGCGACATCTGGATCGACTCGCAACCGGGCGACGGGACGGCCTTCCGATTCACGCTTCCGCCCGAACCAGGCGGCGTGGGGGAGAGACAGCGATGA
- a CDS encoding response regulator, with product MTDRVSTASTYVEPLDRDRSALTVLAVAVPAEDRTSLADALERRARPAELIGAETATAAVERVADGGVDCVVASTDLPDSTALELLASVRDERDGVPVVVYATAGTDTTPTDAINAGADGYFRAGDGPETVDRMAERIETVAEDWRSRVALAESNRLLLRLTEYTTDSSGCSPATGRTPSSSIRRTRRSGTARWPI from the coding sequence ATGACGGATCGGGTATCGACCGCCTCCACGTACGTCGAGCCGCTCGACCGGGACCGGTCAGCTCTCACCGTGCTGGCCGTGGCCGTCCCGGCTGAGGACCGGACGTCGCTCGCCGACGCGCTCGAGCGGCGGGCCCGACCGGCGGAACTGATCGGGGCGGAAACCGCGACGGCCGCCGTCGAACGAGTCGCGGACGGCGGCGTCGACTGCGTCGTGGCCAGCACCGACCTCCCGGACTCGACCGCTCTCGAACTCCTCGCGAGTGTGCGGGACGAGCGCGACGGCGTTCCCGTCGTCGTCTACGCGACGGCGGGGACGGACACCACTCCGACGGACGCGATCAACGCCGGGGCCGACGGATACTTCCGGGCCGGAGACGGTCCGGAGACCGTCGACCGAATGGCCGAGCGCATCGAGACCGTCGCCGAAGACTGGCGCTCTCGAGTCGCGCTCGCCGAGAGCAATCGCCTGCTCCTGCGCCTAACGGAGTACACCACCGATTCCTCTGGATGTTCACCGGCGACTGGGAGGACACCGTCGTCGTCAATTCGGCGTACGAGGAGGTCTGGGACCGCTCGGTGGCCGATCTGA
- the dph2 gene encoding diphthamide biosynthesis enzyme Dph2, with amino-acid sequence MSQERTEGDLRNTGLSLRHDREWDYEIDRIAEAVDERDAETVGLQFPEGLKRRGPAVADDLREELPDGVQVMISGQPCYGACDLDTYLMRRTDVFVHFGHSPMKESDKIIYVPLFSNVDVFPIMEQAREDELAPPEEQEDVGLVTTAQHMNKFDEMKGWLEERGYTVHTRKGDDRLTHEGQVLGCNYASADVDADQVLYVGGGKFHPLGLAMEHPEKKVVIADPVNNAVHVADTEKFIKQRYAAVHKAMDAENWGVIFCTKIGQGRWDQAQEIVENNENAYLITMDEVTPDRLTNFGMDAYVNTGCPRITTDDGPQFKKPMLTPQEYRIAVGEEDLEELQFDTFHGTW; translated from the coding sequence ATGAGTCAAGAGCGGACGGAGGGGGACCTCCGCAACACCGGTCTGTCGCTGCGACACGACCGGGAGTGGGACTACGAGATCGACCGGATCGCCGAGGCGGTCGACGAGCGGGACGCCGAGACGGTCGGCCTGCAGTTCCCGGAGGGGCTGAAGCGGCGCGGTCCGGCCGTCGCCGACGACCTCCGCGAGGAGCTGCCCGACGGCGTGCAGGTGATGATCTCCGGGCAGCCCTGTTACGGCGCCTGCGACCTAGACACCTACCTGATGCGCCGGACGGACGTGTTCGTCCACTTCGGCCACTCCCCGATGAAGGAGTCGGACAAGATCATCTACGTGCCGCTGTTCTCCAACGTCGACGTCTTCCCGATCATGGAGCAGGCCCGCGAGGACGAACTGGCCCCGCCGGAGGAGCAGGAGGACGTCGGCCTCGTCACGACGGCCCAGCACATGAACAAGTTCGACGAGATGAAGGGCTGGCTGGAGGAGCGCGGCTACACCGTCCACACGCGCAAGGGCGACGACCGCCTCACCCACGAGGGCCAGGTGCTGGGCTGTAACTACGCCAGCGCCGACGTCGACGCCGACCAGGTGCTGTACGTCGGCGGCGGCAAGTTCCACCCGCTCGGGCTGGCGATGGAGCACCCCGAGAAGAAGGTCGTCATCGCAGACCCCGTCAACAACGCCGTCCACGTGGCCGACACGGAGAAGTTCATCAAGCAGCGCTACGCCGCCGTCCACAAGGCGATGGACGCCGAGAACTGGGGCGTCATCTTCTGTACGAAGATCGGACAGGGCCGCTGGGACCAGGCCCAGGAGATCGTCGAGAACAACGAGAACGCCTACCTCATCACCATGGACGAGGTCACGCCGGACCGGCTGACCAACTTCGGGATGGACGCCTACGTCAACACTGGCTGTCCGCGGATCACGACCGACGACGGCCCGCAGTTCAAGAAGCCGATGCTCACGCCCCAGGAGTACCGCATCGCCGTCGGCGAGGAGGACCTCGAGGAGCTGCAGTTCGACACCTTCCACGGGACCTGGTAG
- a CDS encoding methyl-accepting chemotaxis protein, giving the protein MGQQTTAGELTTAMGDGNGEFWRQAFESVIADLPEAAFVVDERGDITHWNGAVEALLGLSASEAVGTNAYDVFGTDGKSETLAEKVVRTGEPVREEEFRSAEKPNRTTAHARAVGIPITSPGGEVVGAVELLLDVTDVVEQREELRDLQSRMTDDVEAAVAELGESATAVADRSDDIRETADAQAGDLDEVQSEVSEFSATIEEIASSAEEVSNQSAEARDLAEESVDTASETIDRVETVADASEQVAEDALELRDRVEAIDEFVEVIDDIADQTNMLALNANIEAARSDGNSEGFAVVADEIKDLADESKEHADEVERIVDEVREMADDTAGNVEETTEAVQQVLSDLEAVLDNQEAILTAVTETDQGVGEIAEATDDQAASAEEIASMIDEVARRAADVSQAVDEIATANETQSQMVRDLEGNVERVERRLEAVMD; this is encoded by the coding sequence ATGGGACAGCAAACGACTGCGGGCGAACTGACGACGGCGATGGGCGACGGGAACGGGGAGTTCTGGCGGCAGGCGTTCGAGTCGGTGATCGCGGACCTGCCGGAGGCGGCGTTCGTCGTCGACGAGCGCGGCGACATCACGCACTGGAACGGGGCCGTCGAGGCCCTCCTCGGGCTGTCGGCCAGCGAGGCCGTCGGGACGAACGCCTACGACGTGTTCGGGACCGACGGGAAGTCAGAGACGCTGGCCGAGAAGGTCGTCCGGACGGGCGAACCCGTCCGCGAGGAGGAGTTCCGATCGGCCGAGAAACCGAACAGGACGACGGCCCACGCGCGTGCGGTCGGGATCCCGATCACGAGCCCCGGCGGCGAGGTGGTCGGGGCCGTCGAACTGCTGCTGGACGTGACCGACGTCGTCGAGCAGCGCGAGGAGCTGCGGGACCTCCAGTCCCGGATGACCGACGACGTCGAGGCGGCTGTCGCCGAGCTCGGCGAGTCCGCGACGGCGGTCGCAGATCGATCCGACGACATCAGGGAGACCGCCGACGCGCAGGCCGGCGACCTCGACGAGGTGCAGTCCGAGGTCTCCGAGTTCAGCGCGACCATCGAGGAGATCGCCTCCAGCGCGGAGGAGGTCAGCAACCAGAGCGCCGAGGCCCGCGACCTTGCCGAGGAGTCCGTCGACACCGCGTCGGAGACGATCGACCGCGTCGAGACCGTCGCCGACGCCTCCGAGCAGGTGGCCGAGGACGCGCTGGAACTGCGCGACCGCGTCGAGGCGATCGACGAGTTCGTCGAAGTGATCGACGATATCGCCGATCAGACGAACATGCTGGCGCTGAACGCGAACATCGAGGCCGCCCGGAGCGACGGCAACAGCGAGGGGTTCGCGGTCGTCGCCGACGAGATCAAGGACCTCGCGGACGAGTCCAAGGAGCACGCCGACGAGGTCGAGCGCATCGTCGACGAGGTGCGGGAGATGGCCGACGACACCGCCGGTAACGTCGAGGAGACCACGGAGGCCGTCCAGCAGGTGCTGTCGGACCTGGAGGCGGTGCTGGACAACCAGGAGGCGATCCTGACCGCCGTCACGGAGACCGACCAGGGGGTCGGGGAGATCGCCGAGGCGACGGACGATCAGGCGGCGAGCGCGGAGGAGATCGCCAGCATGATCGACGAGGTCGCCCGCCGCGCTGCGGACGTCTCCCAGGCCGTCGACGAGATCGCGACCGCCAACGAGACCCAGAGTCAGATGGTCCGCGACCTCGAGGGGAACGTCGAGCGGGTCGAGCGGCGGCTCGAAGCGGTCATGGACTGA
- a CDS encoding YlbF family regulator — protein sequence MSIETETGEVTPESRVAELAAEFGEAITELPVYQKFAEAKERVENDDEAQEKIQEFEQIRDEFMMARQTGEADQEAMRTLQEAQEELHSLPVMSDYLEAQSELELRLQELNEMVSEELVVDFGEKAGGCCED from the coding sequence ATGAGCATCGAGACCGAGACCGGCGAGGTCACCCCCGAGAGCCGCGTCGCTGAACTCGCCGCCGAGTTCGGCGAGGCGATCACCGAGCTCCCCGTCTACCAGAAGTTCGCCGAGGCCAAGGAGCGCGTCGAGAACGACGACGAGGCCCAGGAGAAGATCCAGGAGTTCGAGCAGATCCGCGACGAGTTCATGATGGCCCGCCAGACCGGCGAGGCCGACCAGGAGGCCATGCGGACCCTCCAGGAGGCACAGGAGGAGCTCCACTCCCTGCCGGTCATGAGCGACTACCTCGAGGCACAGAGCGAACTGGAACTGCGCCTCCAGGAACTCAACGAGATGGTCTCCGAAGAACTGGTCGTCGACTTCGGCGAGAAGGCGGGCGGCTGCTGCGAAGACTAG